One window of Legionella pneumophila subsp. pneumophila str. Philadelphia 1 genomic DNA carries:
- a CDS encoding response regulator, with amino-acid sequence MSDEISKEYFDETLGIHQEYLGILNCLPDIVYWVDKDCLLKGCNQNFIKLLGLKKIKDLKGTPYEQMAKYTGWPEKNIEAFKLDDMKVLFSGEPQWDVEEGPLFNKDKEVSYYRTRRVPLFDKDNKVYGLVVVLTDITKFKKMEEQLQKVATKEKIKPSPAKRIEEPKILMVEDNFVAQKVEEALLKELQCQVDIADTGDKALNLFDPGKYDMVFMDIGLEDTSGYLVAKKIRQKEQNTNYHVPIIALTSYQADVVKYDVEDYFMDGVLTKPLTSEQADQLIKHFVHKEDIMVSGLKSAREN; translated from the coding sequence ATGTCTGATGAAATAAGTAAAGAATATTTTGATGAGACTCTCGGCATCCATCAAGAATACCTGGGTATCCTTAATTGCCTACCAGATATCGTTTACTGGGTGGACAAAGATTGTTTATTAAAAGGTTGTAATCAAAACTTCATAAAATTACTTGGTTTAAAAAAAATAAAAGATTTAAAAGGAACTCCTTATGAACAAATGGCAAAATACACTGGGTGGCCAGAAAAAAATATTGAAGCATTTAAACTGGATGACATGAAAGTGCTCTTTTCAGGAGAACCCCAATGGGATGTAGAAGAGGGGCCTTTATTTAACAAGGATAAGGAAGTGAGTTATTACCGAACTCGTCGCGTACCATTATTTGATAAAGACAATAAAGTATATGGATTGGTAGTTGTTCTAACTGACATCACCAAATTTAAAAAAATGGAAGAGCAATTACAGAAAGTAGCTACAAAAGAAAAGATAAAACCTAGTCCAGCCAAACGAATAGAAGAACCAAAAATATTAATGGTCGAAGACAATTTTGTTGCACAAAAAGTTGAAGAGGCATTGCTTAAGGAACTGCAATGCCAAGTTGATATCGCGGACACGGGAGATAAAGCATTAAATCTTTTCGACCCGGGGAAATATGATATGGTCTTTATGGATATTGGTCTCGAAGATACTTCTGGCTATTTGGTAGCAAAAAAAATTCGCCAAAAGGAACAAAACACCAATTATCATGTACCAATTATTGCCTTAACATCTTACCAGGCTGATGTGGTGAAATACGATGTTGAGGATTATTTTATGGATGGAGTGCTCACTAAACCCTTAACAAGCGAACAAGCAGACCAGTTAATCAAACACTTTGTTCATAAAGAAGACATTATGGTTTCAGGCTTAAAATCAGCAAGAGAAAATTAA